The proteins below come from a single Cannabis sativa cultivar Pink pepper isolate KNU-18-1 chromosome 3, ASM2916894v1, whole genome shotgun sequence genomic window:
- the LOC133035569 gene encoding annexin D5-like, whose protein sequence is MSTLTIPPSLTSPRDDAILLYRAFKGFGCDSAAVINVLAHRDQTQRVLIQQEYKSMYSEDLSKRLASELSGKLEIAVLLWMHDPAGRDALIVKQALNPDILDLQGATEVICSRTPSQIQHFKQIYYSKFGVYLENDIENYTSGDHKMLLLAYVSTQRYEGPEIDREMAVNDAKHLYKAGEKKLGTDEKTFIHIFSQRSRSNLVAVASAYRDMYGSLKKAIKSETSGYFEHGLLTILRCAENPPKYFAKVLYKAMKGFGTNDTTLIRVIVTRTEIDMQYIKAEYLKKYKKPLNDAVHSETSGHYRTFLLSLLGPNN, encoded by the exons ATGTCTACTCTTACCATTCCTCCATCTCTAACCTCTCCTCGTGATGATGCTATTCTTCTCTATCGTGCTTTTAAGG ggTTTGGTTGTGATTCAGCAGCAGTAATTAATGTTCTTGCTCATAGAGATCAAACACAACGTGTTCTTATTCAACAAGAGTACAAATCAATGTATTCCGAAGATCTTTCGAAACGCTTAGCATCGGAACTTAGTGGCAAATTAGAG ATTGCGGTTCTTCTTTGGATGCATGATCCTGCTGGTCGGGATGCGCTGATCGTTAAGCAAGCACTGAATCCCGACATACTTGATCTGCAAGGCGCTACTGAAGTTATATGTTCGCGAACACCGTCTCAGATTCAGCATTTTAAGCAGATTTACTATTCGAAATTCGGAGTGTACcttgaaaatgatattgaaaactACACTTCTGGGGATCATAAAATG CTCTTACTAGCATATGTGAGTACACAACGTTATGAAGGACCCGAAATCGATAGAGAGATGGCGGTAAATGATGCAAAACATTTGTACAAAGCAGGGGAGAAGAAATTAGGAACTGATGAGAAGACATTCATCCACATATTTAGCCAACGAAGCAGATCGAATTTGGTTGCTGTTGCTTCGGCTTATCGTGACATGTATGGATCCCTTAAAAAG GCAATAAAGAGTGAAACTTCGGGTTATTTTGAGCACGGTCTTCTGACAATACTTCGTTGCGCTGAAAATCCTCCGAAGTATTTTGCAAAG GTTTTGTACAAGGCAATGAAAGGTTTTGGAACCAATGACACCACATTGATTAGGGTAATTGTAACAAGGACTGAAATAGATATGCAATACATTAAGGCTGAATATCTTAAGAAGTACAAGAAACCATTGAATGATGCAGTTCATTCTGAAACATCAGGCCATTATAGGACCTTTCTTCTCTCCCTTTTGGGTCCGAATAATTAG
- the LOC133036329 gene encoding uncharacterized protein LOC133036329 yields the protein MAAEMMIRGGGASSSPPALILTSGASGRIRAIFSPRALRSLLTLIYAFVLILILPFRGRRRASSSEKKDRDEMMKQEIIICGGGSSSSSSSSSSSSSSQQKLRKGSSTVVMRVPSAMVSWRRAAAMDHEVAARRALSIKRVLEEEEKCCLVRDFSLFVTARGDTVFTQSWAPPSSVKIRGLVIILHGLNEHSGRYSDFAKQLNSYGYKVYGMDWIGHGGSDGLHAYVPSLDYAVSDTKSFIEKVVAENHGLPCFCFGHSTGGAILLKAMLDPKVEANVAGLVLTSPAVGVQPSHPIFAILAPIVSFLLPRYQVSAANKKGTPVSRDPEALEAKYSDPLVYTGSIRVRTGYEILKITSYLQQNLNKLRVPFLVLHGKADTITDPEASKKLYEEASSVDKEIKLFDGLLHDLLFEPERQEIMEDIIEWLNQRVEKF from the exons ATGGCGGCGGAGATGATGATCAGAGGAGGTGGCGCGTCGAGTTCACCGCCAGCTTTGATTCTAACATCTGGAGCAAGTGGAAGAATAAGAGCGATTTTCTCTCCACGCGCTTTACGGAGTCTTCTGACGTTGATCTACGCCTtcgttttgattttgattttgccTTTTCGTGGTCGGAGAAGAGCATCGTCGTCGGAGAAGAAGGATCGTGATGAGATGATGAAGCAGGAGATTATTATTTGTGGCGGTggatcttcatcttcatcatcatcatcatcatcgtcgTCGTCATCGCAGCAGAAGCTTAGAAAAGGATCATCGACGGTTGTGATGAGAGTACCTTCGGCTATGGTTTCGTGGAGAAGAGCGGCGGCGATGGATCATGAGGTTGCGGCGAGGAGAGCTTTGTCGATTAAGCGTGTTTTAGAAGAAGAGGAGAAGTGTTGTTTGGTTAGGGATTTTTCGTTGTTTGTAACGGCGAGAGGTGATACTGTGTTTACTCAGTCGTGGGCTCCGCCGTCATCGGTGAAGATCAG GGGCTTGGTTATTATTTTGCACGGTTTGAATGAACACAG TGGTAGATACAGCGATTTTGCAAAGCAGCTTAATTCCTATGGTTACAAGGTGTACGGAATGGATTGGATTG GTCATGGTGGGAGTGATGGACTTCATGCATATGTTCCTTCTCTTGATTATGCTGTTTCGGATACG AAATCTTTCATTGAGAAGGTTGTAGCCGAAAATCACGGGCTACCGTGTTTCTGCTTTGGACATTCGACCGGTGGAGCCATTCTACTTAAG GCAATGCTTGACCCTAAAGTGGAAGCCAATGTAGCGGGCCTCGTGTTGACATCGCCTGCGGTTGGAGTACAGCCATCCCATCCAATTTTCGCA ATTCTTGCTCCCATCGTCTCATTTTTGCTACCTAGATATCAAGTTAGTGCAGCAAACAAAAAGGGCACACCGGTTTCTCGTGATCCCGAGGCTTTAGAAGCCAAGTATTCGGATCCATTGGTGTACACCGGCTCCATAAGGGTACGAACCGGTTACGAGATTCTCAAAATAACTTCTTACTTGCAACAAAATTTGAACAAACTGAGAGTACCCTTTCTAGTTCTACATGGCAAAGCTGATACTATTACCGATCCCGAAGCTTCTAAGAAACTATACGAAGAAGCTTCATCGGTAGACAAGGAAATCAAGTTGTTCGACGGGCTATTACATGATCTTCTTTTCGAACCCGAAAGGCAAGAAATAATGGAAGATATAATCGAATGGTTGAATCAAAGAGTtgaaaaattctaa